The proteins below come from a single Cannabis sativa cultivar Pink pepper isolate KNU-18-1 chromosome 3, ASM2916894v1, whole genome shotgun sequence genomic window:
- the LOC133035376 gene encoding protein HVA22-like — MGKIIFLVSQLHKLAGPCLTLLYPLYASVLAMESTTKKDDEQWLSYWILYSFITLVEMVMQPALELFPVWYDVKLVLMAWLVLPKFKGAKFLYKRFVREHIKKYTGKHSHFKGKH; from the exons ATGGGAAAAATCATTTTTCTTGTTTCCCAACTTCATAAACTTGCTGG GCCTTGTTTGACATTACTTTATCCCTT atatgCATCAGTTCTAGCCATGGAGAGCACAACAAAAAAAGATGATGAACAGTGGCTTTCTTATTGGATTCTATACTCATTTATTACTCTTGTTGAAATGGTTATGCAACCTGCTCTAGAATT ATTTCCTGTTTGGTATGATGTGAAGTTGGTACTTATGGCTTGGTTGGTTCTTCCCAAATTCAAAGGAGCAAAATTCTTGTATAAGAGATTTGTGAGAGAACATATCAAGAAGTACACAGGGAAACATAGTCATTTCAAGGGAAAGCATTAA